Below is a genomic region from Caldicoprobacter guelmensis.
ATTGAAACCGGATTGATGTAAAGTGATATTTTGGTGGATAAGGCTGGTATTGCGTATAAGTGAGGGCGCTCATTGTGTCCTCACTTATATGCATTTAAATAGAGAAAAATTACGTTTTGTTTGAGCTGGTATAAAGGATGCGGGCATATGAAGATGTATATAACGGCATAGTAGTTGAGGTATCAGAAGTTTAGTGAATTTTGTGCATATTGGTTTCTGTTTAAAGTTAAAAAAGTGAAACATGTGCAGAAAGAAGGGAGAGTAGGTGGAACAGCTGCTACAGCAAATCATCAATGGCATATCGTTGGGTAGCATTTACGCCCTTATAGCCCTGGGATACACGATGGTATATGGAATTATAAAGCTGATTAACTTTGCGCACTGCGATATATATATGATAGGTGCATATGTGGGGTATGTATGCATGGCCAAGCTGGGATTGGGCTTTGTACCTTCTTTGTTTGCTTCGATGCTAGTATGTACACTGTTGGGCGTTGTCATTGAAAAGATTGCTTACAAGCCTTTGCGAAACGCCACAAGAATCGCTGCGCTTATAACGGCCATAGGTGTCTCGCTGTTTTTGGAGTATACCACAATGTTTTTTGCCACCCCCAACGTGAGGACTTACCCTCCCATGACCGGATTTATGACAAGGACGTTCAAATTTGGAGGTATTGTAATCTCATCTCAACAAATTTTAATTGTACTTATAACGGTTATTTTGATGGTACTGTTGCAGCTTATCGTCAAGAAAACAAGGATTGGCAAAGCGATGCGTGCTGTTTCGTTGGATAAAGACGCTGCTGAGCTTATGGGGATTAATGTGGATTCCACCATTTCCTTTACATTTGCGTTAGGGTCGGCCCTTGCAGGGGCAGCGGGGATTTTGGTTGGCGTATACTATAACTCCATCAATCCATTGATGGGCGTTTTACCAGGCCTTAAGGCTTTTGTTGCTGCCGTCTTTGGAGGCATTGGAATCATCCCTGGAGCCATGCTGGGGGGATATGTGATAGGTTTTATAGAGGTTATGGTGTCGGGCTTAGGTTACTCCATGTACAGGGATGCTGTGGTATTTGCAATATTGATATTGATTCTCATTGTAAGGCCGGCAGGACTGCTTGGTAAAAATACTGGAGAGAAGGTGTAGCAGAAAATGAAGAGGTTGCTAAATGTTAGACCTGTAAAAGGATTAATTTTGCTTATTTTCACCTATATAATAATACAGCTGCTTATTTCTGTTAACCTTATAAACGATTACTTGCAGGCTACCCTTACCACCATTTGTATAAATATCATACTTGCAGTGAGCCTTAACCTCGTAACAGGGGTTACCGGCCAGTTTTCTCTAGGCCATGCCGGTTTTATGTCCATTGGTGCCTACACTTGTGCTCTGCTTTTGCTCAAAAGTCCTACTGTACCTACTTTTTTGCTTGGTACCTTGCTGGGGGCTTTGCTGGCAAGCCTGGTGGGCTTTCTGGTTGGGTTACCCACATTGAGGCTTAGGGGAGACTATCTGGCCATTGCCACGTTGGGCATGGCGGAAATCATTAAAATCATTTTTATCAACCTGGACGAGGTTACCAATGGTCCTCGAGGTTTAAGCGGTATACCTAGGTTTGTTAACTGGACGTGGTTATTCATATTTACAGTCGGGATTGTATTGCTAATAAGAAATTTTTTGAGGTCTTCTCATGGGAGGGCTTGCATAGCCATACGGGAAGATGAGATTGCGGCAGAGACTATGGGAATCAATACCACATGGTACAAGGTCTTGGCTTTTGTTATAGGCGCCTTTTGCGCTGGTATAGCAGGAGCGCTGTATGCCTCATATTTTTATTTTATAAAACCCGATCTGTTTGGATTTTTGAGGTCTGTGGACATTCTGGTTATGGTGGTGCTTGGAGGGTTGGGGAGCATATCAGGCTCTATACTGGCGGCAATTTTGCTGGCTATAATATCTACTCTGCTTCAGTCATTTGCAGAGGTCCGTATGATACTGTATGCATTGAGTTTAATTGTAATAATGATATTCCGTCCTCAGGGATTGATGGGAACAAGGGAGGCTTCACTTTCTGTATTCACCAGGCTAGGCAGGCTGTTTGCGGTTGAGAAGGGGGAAAAATAGATTATGCCGTTGCTTAAGGTCAATAAGCTTACAAAATCGTTTGGCGGTTTGACGGCCGTTTTAAATGTAAATATAGAGCTTAAGCAGGGAGAACTGGTGGGATTAATTGGTCCCAACGGTGCGGGCAAGACCACCGTCTTCAACCTGTTGACTGGCGTGTATGTCCCTACGAGTGGCAGTATTGTGTTGAATAAGGATGGTGTAGAACAAAAACTTCAAGGCCTTAAACCGCATAGGATATGTAAGGCAGGTGTAGCAAGGACCTTTCAAAATATACGCCTGTTTAAAGATTTGACGGTATTTGATAACGTGCGCATTGCAATGCATAAGGACGTGCGATACGGGCTGCTGTCCAGCTTTTTACACCTGCCGTCGTATCACAGGGAAGAAAAGCGGATCAGCGAGGCTACAATGGAACTGCTCCGGATTTTCAAATTAGACGACAAAAAGGATGAATATGCAAAAAATCTTCCATATGGGGAACAGCGCCGTCTTGAGATCGCTAGAGCATTGGCTACCAATCCCAGCCTTTTGCTGCTTGATGAACCGGCTGCGGGGATGAATCCTGCTGAGACGGCCCAGCTTACCGAATTGATAAAGTGGATCAGGGAAAGGTTCAATTTAACCATTCTTTTGATTGAACATGACATGTCTTTGGTTATGAAGATATGTGAACGCATCTATGTACTTGATTACGGAATATTGATTGCAGAAGGTACTCCGGATGAAATCAGGTCAAACAAGAGGGTCATAGAGGCGTATTTAGGAGAGGATGTTGGCGATGCTTGAGGTAAGAAATCTTAACGTCCATTTTGGGGTAATACACGCATTAAAAGGAATCTCTTTGGTGGTCAACGATGGTGAGATTGTAACTTTGATAGGTGCTAATGGTGCGGGGAAGACTACGACATTGCGTACAATATCGGGGTTAAAAAAACCCACCGATGGCGAGATTATACTGAATGGCAGAGATATAACCAATGCGTCTGTCCAAGAGAGGGTCAAGATGGGAATTTCCCATGTACCCGAGGGGCGACGCGTCTTTTCCAATATGACAGTTCTGGAAAACCTTGAGCTAGGGGCTTATCTTCGAAAAGACAAGGAAGGGATTGCAAAAGACTTGAAGAAAGTCTTTGACCTCTTTCCTGTGCTGGCTGACAGACGAAAACAGCTGGCCGGTACCTTGTCAGGTGGAGAACAGCAAATGCTTGCGATTGGCCGAGCACTCATGAGCAGGCCTAAAATTTTATTATTGGATGAACCTTCTATGGGCCTTGCGCCCTTGTTGGTTCAGGAGATTTTTAATATAATAAAAGACGTAAACAGTAGTGGGACGACGGTGTTGCTGGTAGAGCAAAACGCAAGGATGGCACTACAAATCGCTCATCGTGCTTATGTTATAGAGACGGGTAGAATCGTGCTTTCAGGTACAGGTGCTGAACTTATGGAGAGCGAAGAGATTAAAAAAGCCTATTTGGGGGGTTAATGATATGTTTGTTAAAAACAGGATGACCACCAACCCGTTTACCATTTCGCCTGAGCAAACCATTCCAGATGCCCAGGAGATTATGATGAAACATGGTATAAGGCGTTTGCCGGTGGTTAAAGACGGTAAGCTGGTGGGTGTGGTCACAAAGGAAGATATCGAACGGTATTCGCCTTCCAAGGCAACCAGCCTCAGTATGGGTGAGATTACCTATTTGCTATCTAAAACCAAAATCAAGCAAATCATGACCAAGGATCCTGTTACCATATCCCCCAATGCGCTACTTGAAGAGGCAGCCACGCTTATGCGGGACCAAAAAGTAGGGTTTTTGCCGGTGGTGGAGGGCGACAAGCTGGTAGGTATCATAACCGAGAGCGATATCTTTGACGCTTTCATTGAGCTGTTGGGCTTCCGTGAGCGGGGGACGCGGCTTACCATTGAAGCATCTGATGAGCCAGGTATTTTAGCCAGGTTGACCGGCATCTTTGCGCAGTATGGCGCAAACATCACGCGTGTGGCGGTTTACCGAGGTGCCGATGGCACCAGCAGCGTTGTGGTGGGCATAAACTCTTTTAACACGGAGAATATAGAAAAAACGCTGGAGGAAAATGGTTTTAGGATATTGTATAAGCTGCAAAACAAGTGAAGACCTTGAGTATTGCTGAATGTTGGTTGAGAGGCTTTCCTGCTATGGTTTAGCAGGAAAGCTTTTTGGAGTTGAAAAATGTGGCTATAATGGAGATGAAGCTTTATGCTAAAGGATGATTTGCTGTCTGCCTGAAAGGCAGTTTATTTTTTTTGAGCGATAAGAATAACTTATACTTGTAATAATTTTTAATTAATTGGATTTAGAGCCATCAGTAGTATATAATAAAACTAAATGTTTTCATTGAATTTCTTTTATTTATACGGCTTTAATTTTTTGAGAAGAGGCAGTAATAAGCTGGACATGAAGAGTTGACAAAATGGGAGGTATGACGGATGAGGACGGTAGGCACACAGGCGAGAGGCATACGCTTGCCCATCATAAAGAAGGGCGATGACCTAGTGGAGATAGTGTCTAAGGCGGTAGTTGAATCCAGTCGAACTGAAGGGTACTCATTGAACGACAGGGATGTGGTAGGGGTTACAGAGTCGGTGGTGGCTAGAGCTCAAGGGAACTATGCCACCATTGACCAAATAGCAGCCGATATAGCAGCCAAATATCCCGATGGCGAAGTGGGAGTGGTGTTTCCCATACTCAGCCGCAACAGGTTTTCGATGCTGCTCATGGGTATAGCGAAAGGGGTTAAGAAGGTTTACCTTCAGCTGAGTTATCCTTCCGACGAGGTAGGCAATCCTATTCTCACATGGGATGAGCTGGACGAGAAGGGAGTAAACCCCTATACCGATACTTTGACGGAAGAGAAGTTCTACGAGTTGTTTGGCCATGGAGCTGTTCACCCCTTCACCGGCATAGACTATATAAAATACTACAAGGAATTGGTGGAAGGGATTACCATAATATTTTCAAATGACCCAAGAGCTATATTGAAATACACGCCGCATGTACTGGCTGCCGATATCCATACCCGTTTCAGGACCAAGAGGCTGCTAAAGCAGGCGGGGGCTAAG
It encodes:
- a CDS encoding CBS and ACT domain-containing protein; translated protein: MFVKNRMTTNPFTISPEQTIPDAQEIMMKHGIRRLPVVKDGKLVGVVTKEDIERYSPSKATSLSMGEITYLLSKTKIKQIMTKDPVTISPNALLEEAATLMRDQKVGFLPVVEGDKLVGIITESDIFDAFIELLGFRERGTRLTIEASDEPGILARLTGIFAQYGANITRVAVYRGADGTSSVVVGINSFNTENIEKTLEENGFRILYKLQNK
- a CDS encoding branched-chain amino acid ABC transporter permease — protein: MKRLLNVRPVKGLILLIFTYIIIQLLISVNLINDYLQATLTTICINIILAVSLNLVTGVTGQFSLGHAGFMSIGAYTCALLLLKSPTVPTFLLGTLLGALLASLVGFLVGLPTLRLRGDYLAIATLGMAEIIKIIFINLDEVTNGPRGLSGIPRFVNWTWLFIFTVGIVLLIRNFLRSSHGRACIAIREDEIAAETMGINTTWYKVLAFVIGAFCAGIAGALYASYFYFIKPDLFGFLRSVDILVMVVLGGLGSISGSILAAILLAIISTLLQSFAEVRMILYALSLIVIMIFRPQGLMGTREASLSVFTRLGRLFAVEKGEK
- a CDS encoding coenzyme F420-0:L-glutamate ligase — encoded protein: MRTVGTQARGIRLPIIKKGDDLVEIVSKAVVESSRTEGYSLNDRDVVGVTESVVARAQGNYATIDQIAADIAAKYPDGEVGVVFPILSRNRFSMLLMGIAKGVKKVYLQLSYPSDEVGNPILTWDELDEKGVNPYTDTLTEEKFYELFGHGAVHPFTGIDYIKYYKELVEGITIIFSNDPRAILKYTPHVLAADIHTRFRTKRLLKQAGAKTVYGLDDILTQPVNGSGYHPQYGLLGSNKASETTVKLFPRDGQEFVDRLQARLKELTGKHMEVMIYGDGAFRDPVSGIWELADPVVSPAYTKGLEGTPSEVKLKYLADNIDDKENLEGKIKEIIRSKEKNLVGKMISQGTTPRRLTDLLGSLCDLVSGSGDKGTPVVLIQGYFDSYATDAE
- a CDS encoding branched-chain amino acid ABC transporter permease; its protein translation is MEQLLQQIINGISLGSIYALIALGYTMVYGIIKLINFAHCDIYMIGAYVGYVCMAKLGLGFVPSLFASMLVCTLLGVVIEKIAYKPLRNATRIAALITAIGVSLFLEYTTMFFATPNVRTYPPMTGFMTRTFKFGGIVISSQQILIVLITVILMVLLQLIVKKTRIGKAMRAVSLDKDAAELMGINVDSTISFTFALGSALAGAAGILVGVYYNSINPLMGVLPGLKAFVAAVFGGIGIIPGAMLGGYVIGFIEVMVSGLGYSMYRDAVVFAILILILIVRPAGLLGKNTGEKV
- a CDS encoding ABC transporter ATP-binding protein, translated to MLEVRNLNVHFGVIHALKGISLVVNDGEIVTLIGANGAGKTTTLRTISGLKKPTDGEIILNGRDITNASVQERVKMGISHVPEGRRVFSNMTVLENLELGAYLRKDKEGIAKDLKKVFDLFPVLADRRKQLAGTLSGGEQQMLAIGRALMSRPKILLLDEPSMGLAPLLVQEIFNIIKDVNSSGTTVLLVEQNARMALQIAHRAYVIETGRIVLSGTGAELMESEEIKKAYLGG
- a CDS encoding ABC transporter ATP-binding protein; the encoded protein is MPLLKVNKLTKSFGGLTAVLNVNIELKQGELVGLIGPNGAGKTTVFNLLTGVYVPTSGSIVLNKDGVEQKLQGLKPHRICKAGVARTFQNIRLFKDLTVFDNVRIAMHKDVRYGLLSSFLHLPSYHREEKRISEATMELLRIFKLDDKKDEYAKNLPYGEQRRLEIARALATNPSLLLLDEPAAGMNPAETAQLTELIKWIRERFNLTILLIEHDMSLVMKICERIYVLDYGILIAEGTPDEIRSNKRVIEAYLGEDVGDA